From one Physeter macrocephalus isolate SW-GA chromosome 18, ASM283717v5, whole genome shotgun sequence genomic stretch:
- the LOC114484279 gene encoding uncharacterized protein, with amino-acid sequence MERGEPGRKAARSRGTEGHRPPRQGRRVSATRARLKTYRDLGNPPCSPGLRGTYTQKVRVVPRRGIRARRLPAAHPVPTPTRRAGHGGLGSLAGRLGSPGRARERWSETRQEAAWEKVEQKWKNTNSPAANGLSVQTKVFSGLSPRAPTPARARTPAHTRAHTHALPGEGRDSASTACNRHTINNNRFLRSGLASRSPASGGGGGGRGADDVGPGALPRPPPGLRLGPLLHLTHPQATTGARAGSPPFLRATRALAPTPLPRRV; translated from the exons ATGGAGCGCGGGGAGCCCGGGAGGAAGGCGGCGCGCAGCAGAGGAACGGAGGGCCATCGGCCGCCGAGACAGGGCCGAAGGGTCTCGGCGACTCGCGCACGTCTCAAGACATATCGGGACTTGGGAAATCCCCCCTGTTCCCCAGGCTTAAGAGGGACGTACACCCAGAAAGTGCGTGTGGTGCCGCGGAGAGGAATCCGGGCGCGGCGACTCCCCGCAGCGCACCCTGTTCCCACTCCCACCCGCCGAGCTGGCCACGGCGGCCTCGGATCCCTCGCGGGGAGGCTGGGTTCGCCGGGCCGAGCGCGCGAGAGG tgGTCGGAAACAAGGCAGGAGGCGGCTTGGGAAAAAGTggagcagaaatggaaaaatacaaactCACCCGCTGCAAATGGTCTCTCGGTGCAAACTAAGGTGTTTTCGGGCCTTTCCCCGCGCGCGCCCACTCCCGCCCGCGCGCGCACCcccgcgcacacacgcgcgcacacacacgcactcccGGGCGAGGGCCGGGACTCCGCGAGTACAGCATGCAACCGCCACACAATAAATAACAATAGATTCCTCCGCTCCGGACTAGCTTCCCGGAGCCCAgccagcggcggcggcggcggcggcagaggCGCGGACGACGTCGGGCCGGGGGCGCTACCCCGCCCGCCCCCTGGGCTGCGGCTGGGGCCCCTTCTCCATCTTACGCACCCCCAGGCCACCACCGGAGCGCGAGCCGGCTCGCCCCCCTTTCTCCGAGCCACTCGGGCGCTGgcacccacccccctcccccg GAGAGTGTAA